CGGGCGTCAGCTGGCACGTTCGATCGGCCATTGGTCCGAGGGTCAGGGGACGCGTCCCGCGTACATCCGGCTGGCCGACGCCATCCGGACACTGATCCTCGACGGCCGGCTGCCGCTCGAGACGCGGCTGCCCGGTGAACGCGAGCTCGCCGGCGCGCTGGAAGTCAGCCGGACCACCGTCACCGCCGCCTATGACCTGTTGCGCACCACCGGATATGCCGCCAGCCGTCAAGGTTCAGGCACACGATCGGCGCTGCCCGCCAACCGGAGCGGAACCTCTGCGGGCTCACCATGGACGCCGTTCGGTCCAGACGGCTCGGACATCCTCGACCTGGCGCATGCCGCTCCAGAGGCTCCTGGCCACGCGTTGACCACGGCCTACCAGGCGGCCCTCGAACAGCTACCCCGGCAGCTGCCCACCTGCGGCTACAACCTGTTCGGGCTCCCCGAGCTCCGCGCTGTGATCGCTGCCCGGTTCACCGCCCGCGGCCTCGCCACCGAACCGGAGCAGATACTTGTCACCTCCGGCGCCCAACATGCCTTCTCACTCGTTCTGTCGCTGATCACCGATCCGGGCGACCGCGTCTTGATCGACCATCCGACCTACCCGAACGCCATCGACGCCATCCGGCGCGCGATGGCGCGCCCAGTGCCCGTCCCACTCTTGGAGGACGGGTGGGATCTCGACGCGTTCGAAGCCGCCGTCCGCCAGACCGCACCGCGCCTGGCGTATATCGTCCCCGACTTCCACAATCCGACCGGGCTGCTGGCTTCAGACGACGAACGACGCGCGATGGCGTCGGCGCTGGGCCGGAATCGAACACTGACGGTTGTCGACGAGACGCTGGCCGAGTTGCCACTCGAAGGTCAGGTCCCTTCACCGGCTGCGACGTACCTGCCCCGTGGCCTCGCCATCACCATCGGCAGCGCCAGCAAGACGCTGTGGGGCGGCCTACGGGTCGGCTGGATCCGCGCGGAGGAATCCCTGATCCGCAGGCTGGCCGCGGTGCGTGCCAGCATCGACATCTCCTCTCCGGTCATCGACCAGCTCGTCGTTGCTGAACTGATCCGTGTCCTCGACGACGTCCTCAGCGAACGGCTGCCGGAATTGCGAGAGCGCCGGGAGGTGCTGCTGGCCACCCTGGCCGAGGCGGTTCCAGACTGGCGGGTGAGGCGCCCTGCCGGGGGCCTCGTCCTGTGGTGCGATATGGGCCGGCCGTTGTCCAGCTCGATGGTGATGGCTGCCGAACGGTACGGAATCCGGCTCGCCGGTGGGCCGCGGTTCGGCGTAGAAGGAGCATTCGAGCGGCGTCTCCGCCTGCCTTATACCCTGCCGTCCGACGTGTTGCGACAGGCGGGAACGGCGATCGGCCAAGCGTTCTCCGCCATCGGGGCGGCTCCTCCACCCGCCACCGGACAGCTCCAGGCCGTTTTCGCCTGACCCGTGTGCGGCGGAACAATGGTGAGGTGACCGGCGTTGTCCGGTATGTCGTCACACTTGTGAGGTGTCTTTACGTTGTCGCTCTTCGGTTCGCCCGCCAAGACCCGTTCTGTTGGTCCCCACGACGCGTTGCCCGGGCGTGGCGCACGTCCGTTCTCCCTGACCGGCATTCACACCGTCCTGGGAACACCCATCGAGGCGGAGCCGCCGGCCGGCCACCAAGAGGTTGTCTTCGGCATGGGCTGTTTCTGGGGTGCCGAACGCGAGTTCTGGCAGCTTCCCGGGGTTTGGACCACGGCGGTCGGCTATGCCGGTGGTTACACGCCGCACCCGACCTATGAGGAAGTGTGCACCGGTGGCACCGGTCACGCCGAGGTGGTCCGCGTGGTGTTCGATCCGGCCCAGGTGAGCTACGCCGACCTACTCAAGGTGTTCTGGGAGGCACACGACCCCACCCAGGGCATGCGTCAGGGCAACGACATCGGCACCCAGTACCGGTCCACCATCTACTGGACGACGCCCGAACAGCGCGACGCAGCGCTGGCCTCCCGTGACTCCTACGCCCGGCGCCTGGCCCAGGCGGGCCACCCAGACATCACGACGGAGATCGCCGAGCTGGCCGAGTTCTACTACGCCGAGGACTACCACCAGCAATACCTGTCCGACGCCAAGAACCCGAACGGCTACTGCGGGCTTTCCGGCACAGGCGTATCTTGTCCTGTTGGCGTGATCACGGAGCCTTCGTCCTGACCCGCGTCTTGTCGCCGATCAGGTAGCGATTGCGCTCGCACAAGCCGACCTACCGGGTCGGCTGTCGGAGCCACCTGGTAGTACTTGATCGTATGAATAAGGCCGTCGACGAGGTCACCTCATTCATGCGCGAGTACGAAGCCGCCAGCAACCGCCGCGACCTCGACCACCTCGCGTCGCTTATCACCGATGACGCGACGTACTGGTTCTCCGATGGATCACACCAGGGCATCACAGCCATCCTCGAGGCCATTAGGGCGACGTTCGACGTCATCCGAGACGAGACGTACGAGATTCGCGATCTCGAACTGGTCACCGTGACACAAGAGGCAGCGGTGTGCCGGTATCACTTCGCATGGACGGGCACGGTCGATGGAGAGCCGCAGGCAGGAAGCGGCCGTGGCACCAACGTCGTCGTCAAACGAGATGGTGATTGGCGGATGCTGCACGAGCATCTCAGCGCCTGACGACGCGGGACGACCGGTACGCCGATGAGCACGAAGGGTCATGAGTGGCAGGTTGGCCGGCACCGGAGTGAGTTGCCCGGTCGGCACCGGAACCAGCCTGTAACGTTCCTGCTGGCGGCGTTCCGAGGCGCTGAGTGGTGACGGGAGCTTCGAGTGAGGGAGGTTCGTCGGGTCGAGCTTGATCCATCCCAGGTCAGGCCAGGGTCGACGTTGCGGCCGATCACGCGTTTCGTGGTGGAACACGACGGCGTCGAGCAAGCGTCGGTGGTGTTTGGGCGGGCAGAGATCTTTGCGCGCGAGCCGGCCGAGTACGCGTTGGCTCGTTTGCGCTGGGTAGAAGGCGGGCTGGACGCCGCACGGGCGGCGGTAACCGCGGCCGTGGACTCGGCTCCGCCGGGCGCAGCGGTCTACCTGCCGGTCAACGCCGCGGTGAGTCCCGACCACGCCGCTCACCGCGTCGTCGCCGAGACATGCGGATTCGCGTTGTTCCAGGAGAAGGAGGCCTTCTGGTGGGCCGACACCGGCCAAGCCCTGCCCGAGCCCACCAGCCTGCGACTGGAACCTATGTCGCGGATCGGAAGAGAAGCGCTCGTACCCGTGATCGGGCGATGTCTGGCCCAGACCCTGGACCGGACCGACGCCTTGGTGTTCGGCCGGCACCGGCCCGAGCAGTGGGTCACCAGTTTCCTCGACCACCGCGCTACCGGCGCAGATGCCCAGTCGTGGATGTACGCGGAGACGACGAGCGGCATACCTGTCGGGTTCGTGGGTCTGGCCCAACGGGTAGGTGATCCGGGCGTTGGCACGATCGTGCTCATCGGTGTCCTGCCGGAGCAACGCGGTCACGGCTATGTGGACCAACTCCTCCTGGCGGCCTATCGTGCTGCCCGAGCGCGCGGCTTTTCGGCGGTGCAGTCCCTCGTCGATGTGAACAACCGCCCGATGATGGCGGCGATGTGCCGCTCTGGCGCGGACCCCAGCGCCCATCCGTGGCACAAATGGCTCTACACCACAACCCGTGCCGCATAGCTCTTTGGCACCGCTCAGCCGCGGCCCTCGGTTGAGTCTCCTCCCGGGGAAGAGACCACGCTGTTCCTGTATGACGACGGACACCGGAGCCGGCCGTTGGCGGATGTCGATTCAACACGGTTGGAAGGAACGCCCCGAATGCAGAACTACGACATCAAGAAGGAGCGGCGACATCTCTACGCGCCGAAACACGGCCGATTCGAGGTGGTCGATGTCCCGCGGATGACGTTCCTCATGGCAGACGGCCACGGCGACCCGAACACTTCCCCCGCTTATCGTGCGGTGGTCAAGGCGCTCTTCACCATCTCTTACGCCGTGCGTTCTGTCGCCAAGGAGAAGTTGGGGCGCAAACACACCGTGGGTCCGTTGGAGGGGCTCTGGTCCGCGGACGATCTCGGAGTCTTCAAGACCCGTGACAAGGACGCGTGGGACTGGACCCTGATGATCGTCCAGCCGGCCTGGGTCAACTCGGCGATCGTCGACGAGGCGTTGGACCGTGTCCGGATGACACAGGAACTCGGCGCCGGGAGCGACGTGAGGTTCGAGGAATTCGCCGAGGGCCGCAGCGTTCAAGTGCTTCACATCGGGTCCTACGACGACGAGGGCCCGACCATCGCGCGGATGCATGATGAGTTCATGCCCGCCGAAGGTTTCACGCCTCGTGGCCGCCACCACGAGATCTACCTGTCGGATGCCCGCAGAACCGAACCGAGCCGGCTGCGCACCATCCTCCGCCAGCCGGTGAGTTCAGCCCCGGGCTGATTCTCCCGAACGACCCCGGTCATTTCCGACGCGCGGGTGCTCCTAGGGTAAGAACGTGACGAATCCGGGTCGGGGTGGCGCGCGCATCGCGCGTGGCCTGACCCTGTCCATCCTGTGCCTCCTGCTTTCGCTCTTCGCACACGTCTGTGCCGGCGGAGCAGTCGAGATCTCGATGGGCCTCGTCATCGGCGGGCTCGCGCTCTCCGCCATGTGTGTGGCCGCAGCCGACGCCCGGCGCGGCTTCGGCACCATCGTCGCCGTCGTTGGCTTGTCGCAGGTCGTGTTCCACCTTCTCGCCGGCCTGGGTGGTCATCACGCCGTCGGCGCACACCTGGGTGCCGTCCCGGCCATGGTCGGCTCGCATGTCGTCGCCACACTCATCATCAGCGTGCTTCTCGCCCAGGGCGAGCGGCTGATCTGGGCGTTGTTCAGCCTGTTGCGTACGGCCACGGCGCTGGTGCTAGTCCAGCTCACACCCAGCCGGCCCACCCTGATCAGTCCCGTCAGCCTGGCCGCTCCACACTGGCTGACCAGCATCTACACCCGTCGGTGCGGCACTCTCCGGGGACCACCCGTAGCGGGGATTCTCCATTGAGAGGTCGCCCGAGCAGGCGCCTCTGAATTCTTCCGGGGTCAACCCAGCCGGTTGACGTCACCACGCGCGAGCTGTGGCCCGCATATCTGTGGGCCGACCTGGCGTAGTGGCGGCTCGACCCGCTTGTCTGAAGCGCCCTGGCGGTTGCGAACACACACCATGCCCACTTCCCGGCAGGTGTGGGGGCCTTCTCCGCCGTCATGCGTGCGCCCGCCCCGTCGACATTATTGATCTAGTCAGGAGTACAACCCCTATGCGTAAGAACACATCCCTCGCCGCCCGTCCGGTGCCGATCCGCCTGACCCGCCGGGCACTCGCGTCGTCAGCTGTTGTCGCCATCGCCGTGCTGGCCGGTTGCGGCAGCGACGACGATGCCTCCGGGCAGGATGCCGGCGTATCGGATCCGGCAAACACCAGCGAACCGGGCAGCGGCAGCCTGAGCATCGAGGAAGCCTGGGTGCAGTCCGCCGAATCGGGGATGTCGGCAGCCTTCGGCACCTTCGTCAACGACGCGCCACAGGACATCCGCATCGTCTCCGCTACCACCGCTTCCTCGCCGGTGATGGAACTGCACGAGGTCGTCATCGCGGACGGCGGGCCCGCGATGCGGGAGAAGGAAGACGGCTTCACCGTGCCCGCCGAAGGTGAGCACCTACTGGAGCCTGGTGCCGATCACCTGATGCTGATGGACGTCATCACGCCGATCCAGCCTGGTGACGACGTCGATTTCATCCTCACCCTCGACACCGGCGAAACCTTCGAATTCACGGCCCAGGCTAAAGAATTCAGCGGCGCCGACGAGGAATACCTGCCCGGCGAGGGCGACCACCACGGCCACCAAAACGGCGACGAGCACGGCCACGAGGACGGCGACCATGCCGACGACCACTGATCGCGACCGGTCGGCAGCCGCGCGCGGTGGCCTCTCCCGGCGCGGTCTGCTGACGGCAGGGGCGTCCGGGCTGGTGGGCGCATCGGCGGTCGGAGTGCCGATGGCGCTGGCGAGTTCCGGCACCGACACAGCAGCCGGACCTGACGACGCGCTCGGCCGGGCCACGGTGCCTTTCCACGGCGTCCACCAAGCCGGCATCGCCACTCCGGCGCAGGCGTTCGCCACGTTCATCGCCTTCGACCTGGCCCCTGATGTCGATCGCGACGCACTCGGACGCTGGATGCGCTTGTGGACCGGCAACGCCGAACGGCTCACCCAGGGCCGCCCGGCGCTGGCTGATACGGATCCGGAACTTGCCCGTGCTCCCTCGCAGCTGACCATCACGGTCGGTGTAGGGCCTGGCTTCCTCGCGGCCGCCGGCCGGGAGGACGAGGCTCCGCCGTGGCTGCGTCCGCTCCCGGAGTTCACCATCGACCGCCTCGAGTCCGCGTGGTCCGACGGCGATCTCGTGGTCCAGATCTGTGCCGATGATCCGGTCGCCATTTCCCACGCCTCCCGGATGCTGACGAAGGATGCCCGCGCCTTCGCCGGGGTGCGATGGGTCCAGGCAGGCTTCCGGCATGCCTCGGGTGTGACACCACCGGGTGCCACACCCCGGAATCTCATGGGTCAACTGGACGGTACGACCAATGCCGAGCCCGGAACCGAGGAGTTCGACCACCAGGTGTGGATCGATGACGGGCCGGACTGGCTCCGGGGCGGGTCGTCGCTCGTGCTGCGGCGGATCCGGATCGAGATGGACACCTGGGACATGGTCGGACGGCAGGGCAAAGAGGAGACGATCGGCCGCCGCCTCGACGACGGCGCACCACTAGGCGGCGAAGCCGAACACGACGAGCCCGATTTCGACGCCGTCAACGAGATCGGCCTGACCGTCATCCCGGATTGGTCCCACATCCGCCGGGCCCGGCCGGACGACCCTCGCCAGCGGGTCTTCCGGCGGTCGTACAACTACGACGACGGTCCCGCCGCGGATGGTGAATCCGGAGCGGGAATGCTGTTCGTCTCCTACCAGGCCGACATCGACGCCCAGTTCATCCCCATCCAGCGCCGGCTGGACGAGCTGGACCTGCTCAACGAATGGACCACGCCGATAGGCTCGGCCGTCTTCGCGATCCTGCCCGGATGCCGTCCGGGCGGATGGCTAGGTGAAGCGCTGCTCGATTAGAGACTCCAGACGCGGACCTATGAGAGCCGCTGGCCCGTGTTGATCATGGGCGGATGTCGGGTGTTCGACCTTGTTTAGGTCACATCTGCCCATGATCAACTCAGGAGTCGGAAGAGAACGCGACGTCGGACCGCCGTCACGCAGCAGCTTCAGGATCGTGGCCTGGAAATCGGTCTCCCGACCCGGGATGTCCGTCATGACACCATTGAACGCCTTCAGCCGGCCAGGTGACCGAGGAGGTCGGCCCGGGTCAAGACCCCGGCCGGTTTTCCGTCCTCGATGACCATCAGCGCATCGACGGATTGCAAATGTTCGAAGGCCTTGGCCACCGGCTCGCCGGCGCCCAGCACCTGCAGCGGTCTGGACATGTGCCGGTCAACCGGATCACTGAGCGATGCCTGGCCCGAGAACAACGCTTCCATCAGATCTCGTTCCACCACCGCGCCGACCACCTCGGCCGCCATCACCGGCGGCTCGGCCTGGACGACCGGCATCTGAGAAACGCCGTACTCCCGCATGATGGCCACAGCGTCAGCGACGCTCTCGTTCGGATGGGTGTGGACCAGGGCGGGCATGTCACCGGACTTGAGCCGGATCACGTCGCCCACGGTGGTGCCCTCCGCGGGCGGCAGGAATCCGTAGGACATCATCCAGTGGTCGTCGAAGATCTTCGACATGTACCCCCGACCGCTGTCCGGCAGGAGCACCACAACGACGTCGTCCGGTCCGGCGCGCTCAGCCACTCGCAACGCTCCGACCACGGCCATTCCGCAGGACCCGCCCACGAGGAGTCCTTCCTCACGGGCCAGCCGACGGGTGAACTCGAACGAGTCCTGGTCGGAAACGGCAATGATCTCGTCGCAGATCTCGCGGTCGTATGTGGAGGGCCAGAAGTCTTCTCCGACACCCTCGACCAGGTACGGCCGCCCACTGCCGCCTGAATACACCGACCCTTCGGGGTCGACGCCGATCACCCGGACCCGTCCGTCGGAGATCTCCTTGAGGTAGCGCCCAGTGCCGCTGATGGTGCCTCCGGTGCCGATGCCCGCTACGAAATGCGTGATCCGGCCCTCGGTCTGCTCCCACAACTCCGGGCCGGTGGTTTCGTAATGTGAACGAGGGTTGGCCGGATTAGAATACTGGTCCGGCTTCCAGGCACCATCGATCTCCTCGACCAGCCGGTTGGAGACCGAGTAATACGAGTCCGGATCCTCAGGCGCTACGGCAGTGGGGCAGACGACAACCTCCGCACCGTAAGCCTTGAGAACGTTGCGTTTGTCTTCACTGACCTTGTCCGGGCAGACGAAGATGCACTTGTACCCACGACGCTGGGCCACGAGGGCAAGTCCGACGCCGGTGTTTCCGCTGGTGGGCTCGACGATGGTGCCACCAGGGCCAATCCGGCCGGCTGCCTCGGCGTCGTCGACCATCCGCACGGCGATCCGGTCTTTGACCGATCCGCCCGGATTGAAGTACTCGACCTTCGCGAGCACCATGGCCGGGGCGTGACCGACGGTCGCGCCGAGCCGGACGAGCGGCGTTCTCCCGATGAGGTCGATGACGTTCTCGTAGTAGTCCACGCCGCCGACTCTAATGCGCGAACACGATCCGCGACGACCGGATCGAAGAGTAAAAAGTCACGTGTCATCAACCCGGGCCGGCACGTAGATTTGAATCCATGGTCGGCCCGCTCAACGCACACACCGCACGTCGAATAGCTACCGCAGCCGCCTATGGCGGCGGTGGGCTCAGTCTGCTCAGTTTCTCGCTGTACGGTCTGCTGCGCCTGCAAGCGCGGGTGGCGCGGTTATCCATCACCGGCGTCCCGCTCGACGGACCGCCCAATCCCAACGGCATCTACGGCGCTTACCGCGCCGAACCCATCTCGTTTGCCGTGATCGGCGACTCCTGCGCCGCCGGATACGGCGTGCACACGGTCGAAGAGACACCAGGAGGTCTGCTCGCGGCCGGGCTGGCGGAGATCGCCGAGCGCCCGGTCCGCCTGAGCGCATTCGCCCAGGGTGGTGCCCGCAGTGCCGACCTCGCCGACCAAGTCGACAAAGCCCTCGTCACCGAGCCGGACGTCGCTTTGATCATCATCGGCGGCAACGACGTCACCCACCAGGTCCGCCCAGCCGCAGCGGTACGGTGCCTCATCGAGGCAGTCAAGCGGCTACAGGACGCGGGTTGCGCCACGGTCGTGGGCACCTGCCCCGACCTCGGCACCATCAACCCGATTCAGCCGCCGCTACGGTGGCTGGCCCGGCGGTGGAGCCGGCAGCTCGCCGCGGCCCAGACATTCGCGGTGGTTGATGCGGGTGGCCGCACGGTTTCGCTCGGGTCCCTGCTCGGTCCGGAGTTCGCCGCCTCGCCCGGGGAACTGTTCAGCGAGGACAAATTCCATCCGTCGTCGGCCGGGTACGCCCATACGGCCGCGGCCATTCTCCCTGCGCTCGCCGGGTCGCTCCGGTTGTGGCCGGCCGAGGACGAAGCTCCGCTCCCGGCCAACGCCGAGACGGTTCTGCCGATCTCCGCGGCTGCAGCGGAGGCCGCATATCACGAAGGCACCGAGGTAGCGGCCGCTACGGTCGACGGCCACGAAAGCGGTCCACGCGGACGCTGGGCGCGCTTGCGTAACCGCCGGCGTTCCAGCTCGCCTGACGAAGACATCACCGAGGCCGCGTCCTCCTCACCCGCGCGGTGATCAACCATCACAGCACATGAGCCAGGCTCATCAGTGCGGCGAGGTGTAAAGGATCAACCCATAGGGCTTGTGTAGACCTTGGGTGTCAGGCAGAGTCGTATTACGGAGCCCTCAAGAGCAAACGGAGGCCACCATGAGCCTGAACCACTCCGAGGAAACCCATCGCAATCTACTCGCCCGCGTGCCAAGTTGCACCGGGCGAGAACTTCGAGAGTGGTTCCATACACTCGAAGCCGGGCCTGCGTTCCTGCGGTTCGACGACCGGGTGAAGTGGCTGCGTAGCGAGCATGGCCTCGCCCACGGGCATGCCACCGCCATCGTGCACGAGCACGACCTCCGCCGGGCAGCACGCTCCTTCGAGTAAGCACCCACGCGCCTGACCTCGGTGCCGACGCACTCGGCCCGGCACAAAGAAGCGGCACCGGACCAACGGGTCCGATGCCGCCTATGACTCTGAGCGCGGTCCATGTCCGGCCACGCCGGTGCCGCTACTCGCCTCTGAGAATGGCCAGCAGACGCAGCATCTCGATGTACAGCCAGACCAGCGTGACGGTCAGGCCGAACGCGGCCGTCCAGGCGTACTTGGCCGGGATGCCTTCCTTGACACCCTTGTCGATGAAGTCGAAGTCCAGGATCAGGAAGACCGCCGCCAAGGTGATGGCGAACAGGCCAATGGCGATCCCGAACCAGCCGGTGCGGAACCCGAAGGCGCTGTCGGAAGAACCGAAGATCTGGAAGAACAGGTTGGCGATCACGAAGACGAGGTATCCGCCCATCGCGATCATGGCACCGCGCTGGAACTTCGGCGTGACCCGGACACGTCCGCTGCGGTACATGAACAGCGACACGGCGAACACACCGAGCGTACCGATGACCGACTGCGCGACGATGCCGTTCAGCGGCGAACCGCCGGCCGAAATGGTGGCGCCTTCGAGAATGCCGCTGATGGCACCGAGGAAGGTGCCGGTCAACAGCGCGTAGGTGAGAATCAGTGGCGGACTGGGCTCTTTCTTGAAGGCGTTGACGAGGCCCAGGATCAAACCACCGATGAGCCCGACATAGAACAGTCCAGGCACATTCCAGCCGATGACCGCTCCGACCAGCACCACGCCGAGCGTGGCACCAGTGCGCATGACGACGTCGTCATACGTCATCCGGCCCGTCTGAGTGGGGGTAGCCGACGGGGCGGCATACATTTCCTCGAGCCTCTCGGCGCTGGGCGCCGAGACGTCACGAACACCCGGGCGTCCGCTGAAAGCGGCCGACCGCCCGAATACCGGGTTACTACTCTGCATCGCTCCTCCAACGGCCCCGCGGGGCAGATCATGTGTCCGCTTCTACTTTACAGATCACGGCATTACTTCACACAAGTGGCACAAGCCGGCGACCGATCGGTGTGAACGCTCCGGCCTGCCCGGCGCCCGCCCTGAAGGCGCGGACCACAGCAGACGGGAGGCGGCCCACTCGGCTAGCCTGACGGCGAGCACAACGCATGTCAGGGGCAGTCGAGAGAGGCCTGGATGTCGAACACGGAGCCGCACCAGAACGGCGAGGCCGGCACGCCCGGCGCGGACGCAACACCGCCGGGGCCGCCCGCTGCTTCGTCGGCGGCACCGCCGCCGCCACCCGGACCACCCGCGGCTGCCCGCCCCGGGCCACCGATGCCGCCTCCCCCACCCCCACCCACCGAGCCGGCCAGCGGCTCCGCCTCGCACCGGCGCGGGTTGTTGATCGGTGCTTTGGTGGCTGCCGTCATCATCCTGGTGCCGGGTGCCGTGTTCGCGTGGCGCGCTCTCGACGGGGGCGGCACGCAGCCACACGACGTCTTGCCCGGCGATTCCGTGGGCTATCTCCGCCTCGACCTCGACCCGTCGGCCACCCAAAAGATCAACGCGGTGCGCTTTCTCGGACAGTTCCCCGCACTCGACACCGCCGGGCTGACCGAAGATCTGGACCTCCGCGAGTGGATGATCGAAGAGTTCGCCGCCGACACCGGATGCGACATCGGCTTCACGGCAGATGTGGAGCCGTGGCTGGGCGATCGGATGGGTGCCGCGGCGTTGCCGCCCGACGATCCACACGCCGACCCTGAGTTCGTCTTGGCGCTCCAGGTGGAGGACGACGACGCGGCCGAGACCGCGATGCGGAAGATACAGGACTGTGCCGGACCGGGTGCGGGTCATACCTACCTCGACGGCTACCTCATCCTGGCCGAGACTCAACAGGCCGCCGACCAGCACGTCCAATCCGCGCGGAACTCCTCACTGGGAGACAACCCCGAGTTCCGGCAGGCGATGGATCAGCTGGGCGACCCTGGCGTCGCCTCGGCCTGGATATCCGGCATCGCCCTGTTCGAAGCGTTCGAACCGGGCATGATGGACGACGTCGTGCG
This genomic stretch from Phytoactinopolyspora mesophila harbors:
- a CDS encoding DUF3352 domain-containing protein yields the protein MSNTEPHQNGEAGTPGADATPPGPPAASSAAPPPPPGPPAAARPGPPMPPPPPPPTEPASGSASHRRGLLIGALVAAVIILVPGAVFAWRALDGGGTQPHDVLPGDSVGYLRLDLDPSATQKINAVRFLGQFPALDTAGLTEDLDLREWMIEEFAADTGCDIGFTADVEPWLGDRMGAAALPPDDPHADPEFVLALQVEDDDAAETAMRKIQDCAGPGAGHTYLDGYLILAETQQAADQHVQSARNSSLGDNPEFRQAMDQLGDPGVASAWISGIALFEAFEPGMMDDVVRRTNSTGALDDPFDDPLYGDTPSPEELREMVEGSFRSVAMTFRFNSDYAEIASVVTGDLYNELGGDGVRADVPETTALLFGSSNLDTYVNEQWDTLLGSSPQDLAMLQGMAAAAGLRLPEDVGTMLGTNFVFAVDSERMDLESMIERDDFSSLDFGVQVRTEPDAFDETWQRLRVAAEWAAVPLDEVPLVPTDDGYVIASNDGYSSALIDGGTLGDSDVYTKAVKDADSADAVFFLHVDAVKDSLLTMMAGSGADEDLVRSVELIDAIGYSTRIQDGYTEATVRITVG